The Drosophila sulfurigaster albostrigata strain 15112-1811.04 chromosome 3, ASM2355843v2, whole genome shotgun sequence genomic sequence agctGATTTGATGTCGCTCGATTGAGATTCGGATATGGAGACAAAAGTCAGATTCAGATCGATTGATAATGAAGAGCAGCTAAAGTGCCCAATCAGACAGCTGAcacttttaactttattttattgaattttatgtttgtttattgcaaatgttttcgttttttttctgtctctTTACTATTTTCTCTGTTTGATCTTTGAGTCGTTATCTATGCATGGccattcgattcgatttaatttgatatttaatgtGCATTCACTTGGCTATTTTATTAACcgatatttgcattttaatgcgGGAGTGGAGCTGGAGGGGAGAATTGTGATTAAGAATTGTGTTAAGTAGACGCGATAACTGTAAAAAGAGTTGGTCGTAAATTATGTTTATGCCTGTCATTCGATGCTGAGCAACTTTTAATTGTTAGTGCAAATTCAATTAGGCAAATCGTGAGTCGCAACTCGGAACTCGCAACTTCTCAACTTCGAGAGTCTCCCCACAAAGCCGTggctctctcacacacacacatactcagaGACTCAAACGCACGAATGCAGACAGAAACACACTCAGCAGTAGCCCGGCCAAAAGAATGCGCCAGCTTCgacttcgttgttgttgttgttgttcttgttgttatcgttgtcgTCATTGCCTTGGCTGCCtgctctgcctctgcctttgGGTCTCTGGTCTGGCGGTAGTGCCTGGTCTGGATGTGAGCAGAGCTCTACTCGAGCTCGACTCATTCCGTTTCCAACGCACATTCGCGCTCTGTCCTCGAGTAAAAATTCTCTAAACATGCTGTCAAGTTATGTCTACATTCCTTGATCATATTTTTtccaactttttgttttcttctcgtTTTCCTTTGCTGcctgccatcgccatcgccatcgcaaCTCGCAGCTCACAGCTCGCTCCCGCTCTGAGCACCACCAGATACTAGTTTCTTAATGTGGCGCAGCAAATGTGCCGCACTGagcataaaaatcaacaacacgAACGCTTCAAGAGCTTCAAATGGGCATTAAAATGTCCACGGTCTGTGTGCGGCTCaattgagagagagaattCTCTCCTTCATTCTCTCTCGCTATATATCTCTCTCACCTTCTCTTGTGTGATTTATTGAGTGAAATATGCTTTGAGTGAAGTCTTGTGTTTGCTCTTAAGAGCTGCTCTTTATATCAACAGATTGACAGTATTCAActaagaaattatatttgtcaACTTATATACGAGTATTAAAGTTTATTCTCGAAATCTAAGAAACTAAAATAGCATCATTCACTTTATTaagcaatgccaaaaatatatgcataatttCTTTTGAACTCATTTTTCAGTATTGAAAGagttatgcaatttaattaaatatgttatatgtgaCGTTTTGCCGTCGGCcaattcattcataaaagCGATTTATGCTTCTCTACGTTGAACGTTTTTATGTGAATTAAAATTGCGAAGCATAGCATATTGCATTATTAGTACAATCTGtgaaaaaattccaaattgtcaaattgataattaaaGTTGAACAATAATTAGACAGAAACTTATCGTTCATCTATATATGAAGTCATTCACAGAATTTGAGTTCTACCGTTTAAGcacaattatttatgcatggataattaaacaaataagcTTCCTCTTGTATGAAATTTATCTAATACTTAAGTATAAACATTTCCAATAAAATTCACTCCAATTTTGTGAATTGTCGTTGCAAGTCgcttattttgtttgctccataaaatgtttaaaaatgaaCGAAAGGATAGAATCTTGTTTTTTTGGCTGCTACTTAGCAGCTTGATATTGCTAAGCCAGACTAAAAAGgtgtgtattttatataacattttatttgaattgaatatccaacaattatttttgtaggAAATTTACTTTGCGGATGCTCGTTGCTTTATGACTGGCAATAAAATTGCGAATGCCACTTGTGGTGTGAAGGACCGAAAGTCGTTATACCTCGTCATTCAAACCAAGAATGTCCTCGTCAGCTTAGTGGGCATTTCACGTCTTACGCTAAATACCATAGGTAGCAAGAATGCTATAACGCTCAATGGAGTGAGGCTGGACATATGCCAGATACTAGCTGGAGCTTTTCGACCTTCATTGCTTTCGTTTATAAACCAAGGATTGCGAGATTCATTCGTTGAATTTCCCAAGAAATGCCCTTTGAAAGCGGTGAGTTAAAAGTTCagttaaaaacaacaaaaaaagaattgccTTAATGTGAGTCTCAATTTGCAGGACACAACCTATAGAGCTCACAACATAAGCTTCGATACGAGCGCCGTGCCCAGATTTACACCTGACtataatttcacattttcggccatttttatggcaaacaATGTGGCCAGTTTTGAGTATTGGTGTTGGGgagtatttaattaaatttcatatttaaatggTGAATGAAGTAAGCTTAATGTtcatcaaatatattattaaagagCATCGAGTGCTTCACAGTTGAGTCTCACTCAAAAAAGCAGCATTTAttacagagagtgagagaatgAAAAGATGAGAGAgcagtgagagagcgagagcgagagctgagctgtgtgtgtgcgttgagCCGGGTCTGAGTGGCTGGTCCGGTCTTTAACTAAGCCTGGCGACGACTCTCCAGCCGACAGTCTGCCATCCAAACTCGAACGAAGCGGTACGCCTGCGCGCACGTTGTGCAATCCGTCAGATACAAGATACATGAAGCTAATAGACTGCTGTcacaactaacaaaaaaaatatcatcaaagtgaatgaatgtgaattgatttttaagtTGAATACCAATTGAATACGCAATCTATGTGACTataactatatacatatgtgaaaGACAAGAACGAGGCAACAACATCGCGCAGACATCGAACggcaaaaattataaaaaaggagaatcaaaagaaaaacaaaataaaaaaagcataaaaattcCTCAGATCGTTGTGTTCGGTGTGTTCGGCGACTGAGCGAGCGAACAACGtgaatgttgtgtgtgttggacGGTCAAAAGCCGGACAAAAAGccctaaaaataaaataaaaataaaatcaagcaAAGGTGCGAGacaagaaattaaattgataaacctaaaagcaaaagcaaacacagcaaccacagcaacatcGAAACCCTTGACCGTGCCTAGCTTGAGTCTTGAGTCTCTGGGCAGGACTTGGAATTGGACTT encodes the following:
- the LOC133842000 gene encoding uncharacterized protein LOC133842000 — encoded protein: MFKNERKDRILFFWLLLSSLILLSQTKKEIYFADARCFMTGNKIANATCGVKDRKSLYLVIQTKNVLVSLVGISRLTLNTIGSKNAITLNGVRLDICQILAGAFRPSLLSFINQGLRDSFVEFPKKCPLKADTTYRAHNISFDTSAVPRFTPDYNFTFSAIFMANNVASFEYWCWGVFN